GAGCAGGCGCGCCTGCGATGAGGTCTCGGCCAGCCTGCGCCCCAGCGCCTCGCGAGCGTTCTGCAAGGCATGGTCGACCAGCGTCTTCTTCTCGCCGCGCTGCGGCGTGGCCACCGTCACCCTGTAGCCGGCGCGCGTGCCGAGCGCCTCCTCGAGCAGCGCCCGCTCCTCGATCTCGTGCGACAGGAGCACGACGCGCGGGCAGGGCTTGTCGTCGTAGAACTGGGCGAGGAACGCGCCGAGCACCTCGGACGGCTCCAGCGAGGGGTCGGCCTTGGGGAAATAGGCGCGGTTGCCCCAGTTGAGCCGGGTGCGGAAGAAGAACACCTCGATACAGTTCTGCCCGCCTTCCTGATGGATGGCGAAGACGTCGGCCTCCTCCAGCGTCTGCGGATTGATGCCCTGATGGCCCTGGACGTGCGAGAGCGCGGCGAGGCGGTCGCGATAGATCGCCGCCCGCTCGAAATCGAGGTCGTCCGAGGCCCGGCGCATCGCCTCGGCGATGTCGTCTTGGATCTTCGCCGAACGGCCGGACAGGAACGCCTTGGCCTCGGCGACGAGCGCGGCATAGTCGAGAGGGCCGATCTCGCCGGTGCAGGGCGCCGAGCAGCGCTTGATCTGGTGGAGCAGGCACGGCCGCGTGCGGTTGGCGTAGAACGAATCCGTGCAGGAGCGCAGGAGGAACGCCCGCTGCATGGCGTTGATGGTGCGGTCGACCGCGCCGGCCGAGGCGAACGGGCCGAAATAGGTGCCCTTGCGCGTGCGCGCGCCGCGATGCTTGTAGATGCCGGGCGAGGGATGGTCGTCGGTGATGAGGATGTAGGGGAACGACTTGTCGTCGCGCATCAGGACGTTGAAGCGCGGCTTGAACCTCTTGATGAGGTTGGCCTCCAGCAGCAGCGCCTCGGTCTCTGTGCGGGTGACGACGAACTCCATCGCCGCCGTCTCGCGCACCATGCGGGCGATGCCCTTGGTGTGGAAGCGCCCCTGGCCGTAATTGCCGACGCGCTTCTTCAGGCTGCGCGCCTTGCCGACATAGAGCACGTCGCCGGCGAGGTTCATCATGCGGTAGACGCCCGGCCTGTTGGGCAGGCGCCTGGCCAGCTCCTGGATCACCTCGATCCCGACCTTTTCGCGGGTCTCGGCCTTCAGCCCTTCCCATTCCACCGCGGGCTCCGGGCGCGAGCCTTCCTCGCCGCCCGAATCGATCTCGCCGTCCTCGGGCAGCACGGCGTCGAGGTCGCCGGCCGCCTGCGCGTCGCGCATCGCCTTGTCGAGATCGCCGCCCTGAGGTCCGCCTCGTGGTCCGCCCTGCGTCATTCGGCGATTCCGTAGATGTCGGGCGTCTGCCAGGAAAGGTGCTGGCCGCCGTCGAGCGCGATCATCTGGCCGGTGACGGAGTGCGCCTGCCACAGATAGCGGATGGTCGCGCCGAACTCGCCGAGCTCCGGGCCGCGCTTAAGGAGAAGGCCGTCGACCTGCCGCGCGAAGTCGCGCGCCTGCTGGCGCTCGTTGGCCAGCGTCGGGCCGGGGCCGATGGCGTTCACGCGCAGGCGCGGCGCGTAGGTCTGGGCCATGGTGCGGGTCGCCGTCCACAGCGCGGATTTGGACAGGGTGTAGGAGAAGAATTTCGGCGTCAGCCGCCATACACGCTGGTCGATGATGTTGACGACGAGGCCGTCCTGTTCTCGCGGCAGCGCCGCGGCCATCTGCCGGGCGAGCAGCGCGGGCGCCTTCACGTGGAGGGCGAAGTGCCGATCCCACACCTGCCAGTCGAAATCGTCGGCCGCGTCGTCCTCGAACGCGGACGCGTTGTTGACGAGAAGCCGCACCGGGCCGAGCGCCCCGGCCGCCCGGGCGACGATTCCGGCGGCGGCGTCCATGTCGGTCAGGTCGGCCTCGACGAGGGCGGCGCGGCCGCCTTGCGTCTCGATGGCCGCGACCAGCCGCTCGGCTTCCTCGCGCGCGTCGTTATAATGGATCGCGACGGCGAAGCCGTTGGCCGCGAGGTCTTCCGCGATGGCCCTGCCGATGCGGCGCGCCCCGCCGGTGACGAGCGCAACGTGTTGTTCCCTGGCCATAGACCACCCCGTTTGCTGCCGGCTGTCGCGACGGTCCGCAGCGTGCGGAAGGCACGATTCGAAAAGCCGGCTTGCCCTGATATAGGCCCTGCGGCGCCCGCGACCAAGCCGCGCCGGCGGCTTGCCGGCGCCGGGCCTCGCCCGGGGTGTTGCCTATTCGCAACGTCAAGTTTCTGCCTCATTCCAGCCCGGGAATCACCCCTTTTCCGGTGCGGTTCGGCCGCATTCCGCCCGCACATAGGAACCCGATGACGTCACGACCGTTCACCTCCCATCGTGGCGGGGCGTCACTAAAGGGGGAAGCGAGTGACTGCTTCCTTGCGGCAAAGGAGTAACGAGAATGAACACCACCAAGAGATTCGCCCTTTCGGCTGCTGCCGTCATGGGTCTTTCCGCCCCGGCCTTCGCGGCCGACGTCGTCTACCAGGAGCCCCCGGCACCGGCGCCGATCATCGAATCCGCGCCCGTCAGCTCGTGGGCCGGCCCCTATGCCGGTGTCCACCTCGGCTACGGCTTCGGCGGCAGCGTCCATGACAAGACCGTCAACAACGACATCGACACGAGCGGCTGGCTCGGCGGCGTCTTCGGCGGCTTCAACATGCAGAACGGCCAGTTCGTGTATGGTGGCGAGGCTGACGTCAACTACAGCGGCGTCGACGGTTCCAACGCCGGCCAGGACGCCCGCACCCGTCTCGACGGCTCGCTGCGCGCCCGCGCCGGTGTCGCCGTCAACGACGACATCCTCGTCTACGGCACGGCCGGTGTGGCCGCCGAGCGCCTGCGCGTCAGCGTTCCCGGCGCCAGCGACACCAACATGATGCTCGGCTACACGGTCGGCGTCGGCACCGACGTCAAGCTCACTGAAGACGTCTTCGCCCGCGGCGAGTATCGCTACTCGGACTACGGCACCAAGACCTTCGACTTCGGTGGCGTGAGCGATCGTATCGACTCGAGCAACCATCGCGTCACCGTGGGTCTGGGTATCAAGTTCTGACCTGACGGCGACGTAAGTGAAAAGGCCCGGAGCGATCCGGGCCTTTTCTTTTGGGGGGAGGGTCAGCCCTGCGGCTTCAGCGCCGCGAACTGGGGGAAGCGTTCGTCGAATCTCTTGGCCCAGCGCTTCAGCTTTGGCCTGCCGCGCTCCCACTGGCCCTCGAAGCGCAGCGCGAGATAGCCGAGCAGGGCGGCGAGCGCGATCTGCCCGCCATCGGCCTTCTTGCCGAGCTTGGGCAGGTTGGCCTCGAGATGGTCGAGGCCGCGCGTCACCTTCTGCCATTGCCCGTCGAGCCACGGCTGATGGACCTTCTCGGCCGGCCGCGCCCGCCGCTCGTAGACATGGGCGAGCAGGCAGTCGCAGATGCCGTCGGCAAGCGCCTCCAGCCTTTCCGCCTGAAGGCGCTTTTCCGCCTTGCGCGGAAACAGCGCCCCGCCCGAGATGCGGTTGAGATGCTGGGTGATGACCCGGCTGTCGAAGATGCCTTCGCCCTCGTCGGTGACGAGCACCGGAATCTTGCCGAGCGGGTTGACCGCGACGAGCTCGGCCGGCTGGTCGGCGGTGTTGACGGTTCGCGCCTCGATGTCGAGGCCGCACCATGCGGCGGCCATGCGCACCTTGGCGCTGTAGGGGGAGGCGGGGGAATAGAGAATGACGGCCATGATGGATACCTCGGGTGGGCTGGAAGGCGATAGGCGTGTTCAGTCTGGGGCGGGCATCGCCGCCTGCGGCAGGCGGCAGGCGCGCGCGTCCACCCGGTGGCAGGAGCGGAATTCCATGTCCTTGGTCAGGCAGATGCGGACCTCGGCGAGGTGGCGGCCGTCGCACGACACCGCGATCCCGTCGGCCTTCATGCCGGGGTTGGCGGCGATGAACGCCTCCTCCACCGCATCGGGCGTGACCGAGGCGTCGCTGGCCGGATCCCGATAGGAGCGAGGGACGGAGACGCGCTCATGCGCCGCCCGCACCAGCCGGAAATAATCCTCCTGGCTGACGCCGGCGCAGGAGCCGTGCTTGCGCCACTGGTGGCCCATCAGACCGGCCGAGGGCATGATGTCGAGATATTGCCGGACGAGCGCGTTCGGCACCCGGTTCGGCCCGTCATGATCGCAGAATTCCGGCCAGCCGTCCTCGAATTGCGGCCACAGGCCATGGACGACGAAACCCAGCGCGCGGCCCTCGGCACACTGCTGGCGGTTGGCGTCGCCGCCCTCGATCTCGCAATAGCTCGGCGACCAGGTCAGCGAAAGGACGAAGAAATCGTAGCCCTCGCCCTTCGGCAGCGCGTTATTTCCCGAGGCGGACGGGGCACAGCCGCCGAGAAACGCGGCGAGCGCAAGCGGAACGACGATTCGGCGCATCACCAAAGGGCAGGGCGCAGCACCCGGCAACGGCCGTCATAGACGTTCCAGCGATCGAAGCCGGAGACGCAGAACTCGACATTGCTGCCGAGACCGGCGAAGCCCATCGGCCGCTCGATCACGTACCAGACGTCGCGGCTGCGCCCGTCGGTCATGTCGGCCTTGGCGTGGCAGTAGCGCCGGTCGATCGGCCGCTCGCCGGCGATCTTCGGCTGGTGGAGGCTTTCGCGGATTCGGTGGAAATCGGCGATCGCCACATTGGGCAGATTCGGCACGTGATGCACCTGATGGCGGAAGCGGCTGGTGATGCGGTTGAGCACCGCCTGATTGCCGCAGATGCCGGGCGTGTCGATGGCCACCGCGACCGGATCGGCGGCGCGCGCCGCCACCGTCCCGCCGGTTAGGGCAAGCGCCATGACGAGCAGCAGTCTGGCGAAGCGGACCATCATAGCACTCCCATGCGGGTGAATCGGACCCATAAAAACCGCGACACTGTGATGAAAGCGCGGCGAGCGGTCAAGCAGCCGCTTGCGGGTCTCATGGTCGCGTCAGCCATTTCAGGCCGGTTTTCGCCCCGTCTTCGCCCAGAGCGTCGCGCAGGACTGGCAGCAGCACGGCCATCTCCTCCTCCAGCACGAAAGGCGGGTTGACGACCGCGATGCCGCAGCCGTCGAGCCGCGGCTCGGACGAAGGCGCGCGGATGTCGAGCGATATGTCGAGGATCTTGGCGATGCCGGTTTCGCCGAGCCGGGCGCGGAACGCTTCCACCGCAGCCCGGTCCTTGACCGGATACCACAGCGCGTAGGTGCCGCCCGGCCAGCGCCGGTGGGCCTTGACGAGGCCGCCGACCAGCCGGTCGAACTCGCCTTCCTTCTCGAACGGCGGATCGACCAGCACCAGCCCGCGCTTTTCCTTGGGCGGCACATGCGCGCCGAGCGCCAGCCAGCCGTCGAGCGCCAGCACCCGCACCTGCCAGTCGCCGGCGAAATGCGCCTTCAGCGTCAGGCTGTCCTGCGGGTGCAGCTCGATGGCGGTCAGCCGGTCGTTCTCGCGCAGGAGATGGCGGGTGACGAGCGGCGAGCCGGGATAGAAGCGGATGCCGCCTTGGGGGTTAAACGCGCGCACGGCGTCGAGATAGGGCGCGAGGAGGGCGGCGGCCTCGGCGGGCAGGGCCGCCTCCATCAGCCGGCCGATGCCGCCGCGCCACTCGCCCGTGCGCTGGGCTTCCTCGCCCGAAAGGTCGTAGAGCCCGATCCCGGCATGGGTGTCGATGACGCGGAACGCGCCGGGCTTGCGCTTCAGATAATCGAGGATGCGCGCCAGCACCGTGTGCTTGA
The window above is part of the Aquamicrobium sp. genome. Proteins encoded here:
- a CDS encoding ribonuclease, encoding MRRIVVPLALAAFLGGCAPSASGNNALPKGEGYDFFVLSLTWSPSYCEIEGGDANRQQCAEGRALGFVVHGLWPQFEDGWPEFCDHDGPNRVPNALVRQYLDIMPSAGLMGHQWRKHGSCAGVSQEDYFRLVRAAHERVSVPRSYRDPASDASVTPDAVEEAFIAANPGMKADGIAVSCDGRHLAEVRICLTKDMEFRSCHRVDARACRLPQAAMPAPD
- a CDS encoding SDR family oxidoreductase; protein product: MAREQHVALVTGGARRIGRAIAEDLAANGFAVAIHYNDAREEAERLVAAIETQGGRAALVEADLTDMDAAAGIVARAAGALGPVRLLVNNASAFEDDAADDFDWQVWDRHFALHVKAPALLARQMAAALPREQDGLVVNIIDQRVWRLTPKFFSYTLSKSALWTATRTMAQTYAPRLRVNAIGPGPTLANERQQARDFARQVDGLLLKRGPELGEFGATIRYLWQAHSVTGQMIALDGGQHLSWQTPDIYGIAE
- a CDS encoding glutathione S-transferase is translated as MAVILYSPASPYSAKVRMAAAWCGLDIEARTVNTADQPAELVAVNPLGKIPVLVTDEGEGIFDSRVITQHLNRISGGALFPRKAEKRLQAERLEALADGICDCLLAHVYERRARPAEKVHQPWLDGQWQKVTRGLDHLEANLPKLGKKADGGQIALAALLGYLALRFEGQWERGRPKLKRWAKRFDERFPQFAALKPQG
- a CDS encoding outer membrane protein, with protein sequence MNTTKRFALSAAAVMGLSAPAFAADVVYQEPPAPAPIIESAPVSSWAGPYAGVHLGYGFGGSVHDKTVNNDIDTSGWLGGVFGGFNMQNGQFVYGGEADVNYSGVDGSNAGQDARTRLDGSLRARAGVAVNDDILVYGTAGVAAERLRVSVPGASDTNMMLGYTVGVGTDVKLTEDVFARGEYRYSDYGTKTFDFGGVSDRIDSSNHRVTVGLGIKF
- a CDS encoding 23S rRNA (adenine(2030)-N(6))-methyltransferase RlmJ, producing MNYRHAFHAGNFADVVKHTVLARILDYLKRKPGAFRVIDTHAGIGLYDLSGEEAQRTGEWRGGIGRLMEAALPAEAAALLAPYLDAVRAFNPQGGIRFYPGSPLVTRHLLRENDRLTAIELHPQDSLTLKAHFAGDWQVRVLALDGWLALGAHVPPKEKRGLVLVDPPFEKEGEFDRLVGGLVKAHRRWPGGTYALWYPVKDRAAVEAFRARLGETGIAKILDISLDIRAPSSEPRLDGCGIAVVNPPFVLEEEMAVLLPVLRDALGEDGAKTGLKWLTRP
- the uvrC gene encoding excinuclease ABC subunit UvrC, which codes for MTQGGPRGGPQGGDLDKAMRDAQAAGDLDAVLPEDGEIDSGGEEGSRPEPAVEWEGLKAETREKVGIEVIQELARRLPNRPGVYRMMNLAGDVLYVGKARSLKKRVGNYGQGRFHTKGIARMVRETAAMEFVVTRTETEALLLEANLIKRFKPRFNVLMRDDKSFPYILITDDHPSPGIYKHRGARTRKGTYFGPFASAGAVDRTINAMQRAFLLRSCTDSFYANRTRPCLLHQIKRCSAPCTGEIGPLDYAALVAEAKAFLSGRSAKIQDDIAEAMRRASDDLDFERAAIYRDRLAALSHVQGHQGINPQTLEEADVFAIHQEGGQNCIEVFFFRTRLNWGNRAYFPKADPSLEPSEVLGAFLAQFYDDKPCPRVVLLSHEIEERALLEEALGTRAGYRVTVATPQRGEKKTLVDHALQNAREALGRRLAETSSQARLLAGLAGTFGLARPPRRVEVYDNSHIMGTNAVGAMIVAGPEGFVKNQYRKFNIRSTEITPGDDFGMMREVMQRRFSRLVKEHAAPEPEAEGPEAEGDDDIVIDDAFPAWPDLILIDGGQGQMSAVRAILDELGIADKIAAIGVAKGVDRDAGRERFFVAGREPFMLPVRDPVLYFVQRLRDEAHRFAIGSHRARRSRELVKNPLDEIAGIGPTRKRALLHHFGSAKAVSRAGVEDLMRVDGVSERVARMIYGHFHENG